Proteins encoded within one genomic window of Nicotiana tabacum cultivar K326 unplaced genomic scaffold, ASM71507v2 Un00092, whole genome shotgun sequence:
- the LOC142178959 gene encoding uncharacterized protein LOC142178959 gives MEPFQKKGLIERYKSRLNMETAYTNINGQIWLFFDAVVEWELVEDTKQQVTVRVFHHDLGQHMMMTFVYAKCSAIERLELWDHLYYLASDMELPWLVGGDFNVLLHEDEKIGGLPVHPPEYEDFAFCVNSCGLFEQGYKGSPFTWWNGRSNAECIFKRLDRIFVNFPFQNMLPTIEVEHLIRTGSDHAPLLMTCGVQTTKFVKPFRFFNFWTKHATVMDVVRQNWEADFIGDPFMMFKQKIKRVKAALSKWNRETFGDIFKQLAILEDIVRVKEMLFVM, from the coding sequence ATGGAGCCTTTTCAAAAGAAGGGACTCATTGAGAGATATAAAAGCAGGTTGAATATGGAGACTGCTTATACAAATATTAATGGGCAAATATGGTTGTTCTTCGATGCAGTTGTGGAATGGGAATTAGTGGAGGATACTAAGCAACAGGTGACTGTGAGAGTGTTTCACCATGACTTGGGGCAGCATATGATGATgacatttgtttatgcaaaatgttcaGCAATTGAGAGGTTGGAGTTGTGGGATCACTTGTATTATTTAGCAAGTGATATGGAATTACCATGGTtggtaggaggggatttcaatgtgtTATTGCATGAAGATGAGAAAATAGGTGGACTTCCAGTACACCCTCCTGAATATGAGGATTTTGCATTTTGTGTAAACTCTTGTGGTTTGTTTGAGCAAGGCTACAAAGGTAGTCCAttcacatggtggaatgggagatcCAATGCTGAGTGTATATTCAAGAGATTGGATAGGATCTTTGTGAATTTTCCATTTCAGAACATGTTGCCAACTATTGAAGTTGAGCATCTAATCAGAACTGGATCAGATCATGCACCATTGCTAATGACATGTGGGGTGCAAACAACCAAGTTTGTCAAGCCTTTCAGATTCTTCAACTTTTGGACAAAGCATGCTACAGTTATGGATGTGGTGAGGCAGAATTGGGAAGCTGACTTCATAGGGGATCCATTTATGATGTTCAAGCAGAAAATCAAGAGGGTGAAGGCAGCACTCTCAAAATGGAATAGGGAAACATTTGGTGATATCTTCAAGCAACTGGCTATTTTGGAGGACATTGTTAGGGTGAAGGAGAtgttatttgttatgtga